CAATCTGGCGACGCGGGGCTGAAGGCGCTGCAGCAGGGCGATCATCGGTTGGACTTGCAAGAACATCGGAGCCTCCGTGGCGGCAGGGTCAACCATTGCTCGTACTGATTCCATCGGCGAGCGGCGCAGCAGGCTCAAATAAAACCTCCATCAAATCTTTGTTTTGTGATCATTGCCCTTTCCGATTCGGAGGTTTACGCCGGTGGGGTATGCTGCCCTTGTGGGGCGATCGCCCCTGCGCGTTCCCCCGAGCGATGGTTCTGAATGCGGACCGATGCGATTGACCTCCGAACAAATCGAGAAGATCCGTGGCGTGGCGGACGCCGTGCTGGGGCCAGAGGCGCGGGTGACGCTGTTCGGCTCGCGGGTCGATGATGCCCGCCGCGGCGGGGATATCGACCTGTTGTTCGAGACTGACGCCCGGGTGGAGCAGCGTGCGGAGGTGATCTGCCTGCTTCACGCCAGGCTGTTGAAGGCCTTGGGCGATCGGCGCATCGACGTCTTGCTGAGGGACGCCAACACGCCGCCCGCCGCTGTCTTCGAGGTGGCGCATCGCACGGGAGTGCGGTTGTGAGCCTGCGTTACCTGCCAGAACACGCCGAGCGGGCCCGTCAGGCTCTGGCACTGGCCGAACGCGAGGCCCACCATCTCGCCTACACGGCCCGAACGCTCTTTGCCGAGGCCCTCGATCCCGCTTGGGTCGCCCAACTCCCGCAGCGCGAGGATCGTGCCGAGAAGCTGGATGCTTTTGTGAGCCGTTTCGCGCGCTTGCAGGATCATCTGGGTGACAAGCTGCTGCCGCGCTTCGCTGCGTTGCTCGGAGAAGCGCCACGCAGTTTGCTCGACGTGCTGGCTTTCGGGGAGCGCATGGGCTGGATTGATGACGCTGAGGCGTTTGTCGGCGCTCGCAAATTGCGCAATCTGCTCGTGCACGAATACCTGACCGACACCACCCTATTTCTGGATTCCCTGCGCAGCGCCGCCTCCCGCACCCAGATGCTGCTCGAGGTGGTGGCGCGCCTCCGCACGTTTGCGCGGGATATCGACCTGCCGGGTGGAGGCCCCGGGTGAATCCAAAGGGCCAGGTGGCGCCCCCCTGGGCTCAGGTGGCCGCCAGCATCATGCAGGAGCCACCCGATCGGCCGCCCAACGTTCCATGCAGGCCTCCAGTGCGGCCAGGCCGTCGGTCAGGGCGGCGGGACCTGGCTGCAGGATGATCGACGCCTCGATCTCGGTGACGTGACCGTCGCGCACGGCGGGCAGGTCGGCAAATCCCGGCCGGGCTTCGAACTGGTCGCGCCGGAAGCGCTTGCCGCACCAGGAGGCCAGCACCACCTGGGGCTGGGCGGCCAGCACCTCCTCGGGCGTGACGAAACGTTCCTTGGCCAGCCGCCCCGCGCTGCGACCGGCGAAGATGTCGTCGCCGCCGGCGGCCTCGATCAGCTCCGAGACCCAGGCGATGCCGGAGATCATCGGCTCATCCCATTCCTCGAAGTAGACCCGCGGCCGCACGCCCCGCGCCGCCGCGCGTTCCCTGGCCGCCTGCACCCGGGCGGCCAGGTCATCGGCCAGCCGCGCAGCGCGCTCGCCCGCCCCGACCATGGCGCCGAGCAAGCGGATCGAATCGAGAATCTCGGCCAGCGTGCGCTGGTTGAAGCAGTGGACGTTGAGTCCCTGCTTGATCAGGGACTGGCAGATGTCGGCCTGGATGTCGGAGAAAGCCAGCACCAGGTCAGGCTCCAGCGCGGCAATCTTGTCGAGCTGGGCGGTGAGGAAGGCGGACACCCGCGGCTTCTCCTTCGGCGCCTCGGGCGGGCGCACGACGTAGTGCGAGATGCCGACGATGCGCGCCTGCTCGCCGAGCAGGTAGAGCGTTTCGACCGTTTCTTCCGTGAGGCAGACGATGCGCTGAGGCGGGTACATAGGGAGGCTCCGGGCTGGAATGCCATCGTGATGGCGTTGGTCTGACGTCAAATCTAAAGGTTGGCGCAGTGCCTGTCACGTTTTTCGCGATTGGGGACTTTCTGGCCGTCATCCCAAGGCATCTGATCACTCGAACTCCGACACATTCAGCAGAAACCGCCAGGCGGAAAGCACCTCAATCTGTCCAGAGTCCACCGCCAGCTGCTCATCCTCATTGCGGGTCACGATGATGCCGTGGGGATGCTTCAGTTCGCGCATGGCTTCAGCGAGCGCGCTGATTTCGCGTTTGCGGGTTTGCGGGTCCGCCATCGATTCACACACCTGAATCAGCAGGCGCGATCGCCCTGAACGCCCGGCGATGAAATCCACCTCTCGGCCCAACCTGGTCTTGTAGTAGAAAATGTCCGTCGTGACCCGGCGCAGCGCCATGAACACGAGGCTTTCCAGGAGATGTCCTGAGTTGACCAGAATGCCGGAGCCAACCGAGGTCACCAGCGCATGATCGACACAGTAAATCTTCTTGGGGTTGGTGTTGGCTCGAGCCAGCGATGCATCGAAAATCCGGACCGTGAAAAGCACGTAAGCATCCTCGAACCATTCGAGATAGTCAGATACCGCCGATTTCGGCGCCTTGTGACCGAGCGATTTCAAATACCCGGTCAGACCATTGATGGAGTAGAGCGCTCCGATGTGGTCAACCAGCCAGTGGGCAAGGTCCGTGACCGCCCGCGGGTGCGCGATGTCGTGACGTTCTACCAGGTCACGAAACAGGATGGCATTGAAGTATTCCTGGTGCGTCTTGATGCGCAGGCGTCTCTCAAGCCCTGCGACCTCGGGAAATCCACCCGTTTCCCAATACGTCTCAAACGCCTTCTGGATCGTCAGACGCCTTTTGGCCGAGAAAGCGCCGTCGCAGGGAACCCCCTGATAATCCAGAAACTCGCGGAATGAGAATGGAAACAGCTCCCAGGAGAGCGCCCGGCCACGCATCTGGGTCGCCATCTCGCGGGAGAACATCTGTGCCGAAGACCCGGTGATATAGACGTCGCATTTTTCGAGGCGCAGCAAGCGCTCAACGAAGCTCTCCCAGCCCGTGACCACTTGAATCCCATCAAAAAAACAATAAACCTTCTCCGTGTGCTTTTTCTCAGGATAGAGGGAAAAGTACGCCTCGAGGATCAAATCCAGGTTGTCGTGCTGCAGACGGTGCAAGCGATCATCGAAAAAGTTCAGGTAAAGAATGTTGCGACGAGAAACGCCCGCGTCCAGGAGCGTCTTGACCACCTGTAACATCAAAGTCGACTTGCCACTGCGCCGCACGCCCATGCAGATCGTGGCCTTTCCAGCAACGGACGCAATCGCAAGCTGCCTCGGCACACCCGTCGGCAAGGCCAACTCTTGATAGTCGAGAATGATTTCTTTGAGCAGGCTCAGCATGCCACGGCCTCCGGTCATCACTTCTTTCGAGTGACGCCAAAATTGGTAATAATTATTGCCGGATACGGCATATCCTGGCAATAAATTTTTCCAGCCCAGGGCAACGTGGCGCCAAACGTTCCAGTGGAGGACCTCGTTGAAGCCTGTTCGCAGGAATCCGTGAGCGCTTCACCGCACAGGTATGACACGCTCACGGCAAGCGACACTCAGGCGGAAACCATCCGCACCGAAGGGCAGCGGGACACCGTCGCTTGGCAACCAAGCCCCGGCCCCGTAGGATGAGACGCTCCCTCACGTCTGGAGGTTTCCCGATGGCCTGGCTCATACTCGGCCTTGCCGGTCTGCTCGAGATCGGGTTCGCGCTGTGTCTGCAGGCCAGCGAGGGCTTCACGCAGCACCGCTGGACGGCTGCCACGGCGGTGATCGGGGTGGCCAGCTTTTACTGCCTGTCGCGCGCGCTGGTCTCGCTGCCGGTCGGCACGGCCTACGCGGTCTGGACGGGCATCGGGGCAGCGGGCGCGGCGCTGGTCGGCATCCTCGCCAAGGGCGAGCCGGCCACGCCCTTTCGCATCATGGGCATCACCCTGATCATCGCCGGCGTCGCGGCGCTGCGACTCGGCGGCAAGTGACGCCCAGCGATCGCCGCTGACCAGACCGCACGTCGATGCGACATGGGTTCCGAGCAAGCGTCAGGGAACCTGATGACACGGCTGCTGACCGACCGGAGGTCGGCGGCACTGGGGCTCGCGACCTGAGGAAAACCACGATGAGAACTGAATCGGAGGCGCATTCAGCCCGCCCCGATCAGGGTTGAAAAACTTTTTTTTCGCGTGTCAGCAGCCGTGTCATCGTGGCCTGACAGACTGGGAATCGTTGAGGCCGACGTCACCGCCCCTGCGGTGGACCACCAATCCAGAGGAGAGACCACCATGTTCAACCACTTCCCGCTGCTCGGTGCCATGCTGGCTGCCACCATCACGCTGTCGTCGCTGGCCGGTTGCCAGGCGGCGGCCCCCAATGGTCCAGCCCCCGTGGCCGAGGCCAAGAAGAGCACCCCTGCCACCGCGCCCGTGAGCGGCAGCCAGGGCCTCGTTCCCGTGGCGGTCGCGGAAGCCGGCACCGAGCTTGCAGCCGCCCTGACGGCCGAACGCGAAAGCGAAGACCTCGTGATGCTGGCCGAAGACGGCGAAGCCAATGCCTACAGCGTCTTGCAGCTGGGGGCCAAGCTCGAGGCGGCCAAGGGCGCCCCCCGCGTGAAGCAGAAAATGAACGAATTGCGCAAAAATGCCTTCAGGGCCAAGCTCAAGCCGGAGGTCAAGACCAAGCTGGAAGAACGCGCCAAAGCCTTCAAGGCGGCCGCCAAGCCCCGCCTGGAAAAGATGAAGGAACATGCCGGGAAGCTCAAGCAGGCCGCGAAGGACGCTCCCTGGGTCGATAACGGGGACGGCACCGAAACCAAGACCGTCACCATCGAAGCGACCCGCCGCATCAACGCCAAGTCGTTCGGTGGCCAGCGCGTCGTGACCCGCACCCGCCGCATCGAAGACAAGGTGCTGCTGAGCGTCGATGCGAACTTCTCCCACACCGGCCCGCTCGGCGGCACCTACACCATGACCCGCAGCAAGGACCTGCAGGAAGACGGCAGCTACAAGGTGGTCTTCCACGCGGAAATGAATCTGCCGGGCGGCAAGCAGCGCGTCACGGACTGGGAAAAGACGATCGCGGCGGACGGCAGCGTCAGCGGCAGCGGCACCATGGTCGTGAAGAAGGGCGAAGAAGTGCTCAAGAGCGTCAACCTGACGCTGAGTGGCACGGAGAAGAAGGAAATCGCCAAGGCCGAAGACGGCAAGGCGTCTGCTGAAGTGAGCCTGCCGCAGGATAGCGCCCCCACGGCGGTGGTCACGGATGCGGCCGGCAAGACCGAGGCGATCGCCGTGGAGACGGCCGACGACGGCACCGTCGCGCCCGCAGAAAACACGGCGATCTAGGCACAGAGGATCAGTGAACGGGTCCGGCCCCACCCTCCGAAGGGCAGACCGAGCGATTCGCTGCGCAACCAGGCAGGGCGTTTCCCACGGGAAGCGCCCTGCCTGCATGGTGCCAAGGGAATTTGGCCGCGCTGGGCGAAGGCAAGGGCATCAGCTTGGCGCATACTCGCCGCTGTTGCCCGCGGGCCTTCCCCGGGAGCGGGGAGCAACCTCGCGGGTCAACGAA
This portion of the Candidatus Sericytochromatia bacterium genome encodes:
- a CDS encoding nucleotidyltransferase domain-containing protein, translated to MRLTSEQIEKIRGVADAVLGPEARVTLFGSRVDDARRGGDIDLLFETDARVEQRAEVICLLHARLLKALGDRRIDVLLRDANTPPAAVFEVAHRTGVRL
- a CDS encoding ABC transporter substrate-binding protein, producing the protein MYPPQRIVCLTEETVETLYLLGEQARIVGISHYVVRPPEAPKEKPRVSAFLTAQLDKIAALEPDLVLAFSDIQADICQSLIKQGLNVHCFNQRTLAEILDSIRLLGAMVGAGERAARLADDLAARVQAARERAAARGVRPRVYFEEWDEPMISGIAWVSELIEAAGGDDIFAGRSAGRLAKERFVTPEEVLAAQPQVVLASWCGKRFRRDQFEARPGFADLPAVRDGHVTEIEASIILQPGPAALTDGLAALEACMERWAADRVAPA
- a CDS encoding multidrug efflux SMR transporter — encoded protein: MAWLILGLAGLLEIGFALCLQASEGFTQHRWTAATAVIGVASFYCLSRALVSLPVGTAYAVWTGIGAAGAALVGILAKGEPATPFRIMGITLIIAGVAALRLGGK
- a CDS encoding ATP-binding protein, translated to MLSLLKEIILDYQELALPTGVPRQLAIASVAGKATICMGVRRSGKSTLMLQVVKTLLDAGVSRRNILYLNFFDDRLHRLQHDNLDLILEAYFSLYPEKKHTEKVYCFFDGIQVVTGWESFVERLLRLEKCDVYITGSSAQMFSREMATQMRGRALSWELFPFSFREFLDYQGVPCDGAFSAKRRLTIQKAFETYWETGGFPEVAGLERRLRIKTHQEYFNAILFRDLVERHDIAHPRAVTDLAHWLVDHIGALYSINGLTGYLKSLGHKAPKSAVSDYLEWFEDAYVLFTVRIFDASLARANTNPKKIYCVDHALVTSVGSGILVNSGHLLESLVFMALRRVTTDIFYYKTRLGREVDFIAGRSGRSRLLIQVCESMADPQTRKREISALAEAMRELKHPHGIIVTRNEDEQLAVDSGQIEVLSAWRFLLNVSEFE